A stretch of Chionomys nivalis chromosome 2, mChiNiv1.1, whole genome shotgun sequence DNA encodes these proteins:
- the LOC130869544 gene encoding small nuclear ribonucleoprotein Sm D2-like — translation MSLLNKPKSEMTPEELQKREEEEFNTGPLSVLTQSVKNDTQVLINCRNNKKLLGRVKAFDRHCNMVLENVKEMWTEVPKSGKGKKKSKPVNKDRYISKMFLRGDSVIIVLRNPLIAGK, via the coding sequence ATGAGTCTCCTCAATAAACCCAAGAGTGAGATGACCCCAGAGGAGCTGCAGAAGCGGGAAGAGGAGGAATTCAACACAGGCCCCCTCTCGGTGCTCACGCAGTCGGTCAAGAACGACACACAGGTGCTCATTAACTGTCGCAACAACAAGAAGCTCCTGGGGCGGGTGAAGGCCTTTGACAGGCACtgcaacatggtgctggagaatgtgAAGGAGATGTGGACTGAGGTCCCCAAGAGCGGCAAGGGCAAGAAGAAGTCCAAGCCTGTCAACAAGGACCGCTACATCTCCAAGATGTTCCTGCGCGGGGACTCAGTCATCATAGTGCTACGGAACCCGCTCATCGCCGGCAAGTAG